One genomic region from Longimicrobium sp. encodes:
- a CDS encoding L7Ae/L30e/S12e/Gadd45 family ribosomal protein, translating into MGLAARARKLVFGTDMARGAARDGSLAAALVAADASPTQSKKLVPLLQARGIPYAVCLTRADIGAAIGRGPVSAVGFTDKSFARRALELAGSPPQVQERAGGEPY; encoded by the coding sequence GGTGTTCGGCACCGACATGGCCCGCGGGGCCGCCCGCGACGGGTCGCTGGCCGCCGCGCTGGTGGCGGCCGACGCATCGCCCACGCAGAGCAAGAAGCTGGTTCCGCTGCTGCAGGCCCGCGGCATACCCTACGCCGTCTGCCTTACGAGAGCCGACATCGGCGCCGCCATCGGGCGGGGGCCGGTTTCGGCCGTTGGATTCACTGACAAGAGTTTTGCGCGCCGTGCCCTGGAGTTGGCGGGCAGTCCGCCACAGGTGCAGGAACGAGCTGGAGGAGAGCCGTACTGA